One part of the Deltaproteobacteria bacterium genome encodes these proteins:
- a CDS encoding transcriptional regulator, producing the protein MEGERKKTRSQTLRQHMISLLEEEGMSGRDLSKALGIRERAVYEHLAHAAKSVSRAGGQLVVLPFRCLSCGYVFKDRRRFSPPGRCPQCRKAHIERPVYRILRSSSGRSQQHSS; encoded by the coding sequence ATGGAAGGAGAAAGAAAGAAGACCCGTTCCCAGACCCTCCGGCAACACATGATTTCCCTCCTGGAGGAAGAAGGAATGAGCGGCAGGGACCTGTCAAAGGCCCTTGGCATCCGGGAAAGGGCGGTTTATGAACACCTGGCCCACGCCGCCAAGTCCGTTTCCAGAGCGGGAGGGCAACTGGTTGTGCTCCCCTTCAGGTGCCTCTCTTGTGGGTACGTCTTCAAGGACCGGAGGCGATTTTCCCCACCCGGCCGCTGTCCACAGTGCAGAAAAGCTCATATCGAACGGCCTGTTTATCGGATTCTCAGGTCTTCTTCGGGCCGGTCCCAGCAGCATTCATCCTGA